In the genome of Thermococcus sp., the window AGAACCTCTACTCAATAGTCCCGGACGACCCGAACAAGGGCTACGATGTGAGGCAGGTCATCTACGAGATAGTGGACAGGGACGAGAACGGCAACCCGGACTTCCTCGAAATACTCCCGTACTTCGCACCGAACGCCGTCGTCGGCTTTGGAAGGATGAACGGCCAGACAGTTGGTATCGTGGCCAACAACCCGATACACTTCGCAGGCGTTCTCGACATAGACAGCTCCGACAAGATTGCGCGCTTCGTCAGAACCTGCGACGCGTTCAACATCCCGATAGTCACTCTCGTCGACGTTCCGGGATACCTGCCCGGCACCCAGCAGGAGTACGGCGGAATCATCAGGCACGGCGCGAAGGTGCTCTACGCGTATTCAGAGGCGACCGTTCCAATGGTGACTGTGATACTCAGAAAGGCCTACGGTGGGGCATACCTCGCCATGGGAAGCAAGCACCTCGGCGCGGACTTCGTCTTCGCGTGGCCAACCGCGGAAATAGCGGTCATGGGGCCAGAGGGAGCGGCCAACATCATCTTCAGGAAGGAGATCGCCGCGGCCGAGAACCCGGAGGAGGTTCGCCAGCAGAAGATACAGGAGTACAGGGAGCGCTTCGCCAACCCGTATGTCGCCGCCGCGAGGGGCTACATAGACGACGTTATCGACCCCGCCGAGACGAGGGCTAGGATAATCCTCGCCCTTGAGGCGATGGAGAGCAAGCGCGTTAAGCTGCCCCCGAAGAAGCACGGCAACATACCGCTGTGAGGTGTGAGACATGGTATCAATGGCAGAGTTCATGGAGGGCCTGAACATCACAGCCCTCGGAGTGACGGTGGTCTTCGCCGTCCTCACAATTTTAGCACTGGTGCTCTACTTCGTCGGCTGGCTGGAGAGGCGGCTTATTGAGAGGGAAGAAGCCGCCGCGCCGGTTCCGGCGCCCTCCGAAGTCAAAGAGGTCGAAGAGGAGAAGCCGACCATACCCCCGAAAGACCTCGCGGTCATAACGGCAGCCATACTCGCGTACACGGCGGAAAAGGCCTCGCAGCTCAGACCTCTGCCGTTCAGGAGGAAAGTTTCAGACGCCTGGCGCCTCTACGGCGTCCAGTCAACAATGGAGGAAGTTGAAGACTTCAACTATGAACTTGGGAAGTGGTGAAGATGGCGAAGGTTAAGGTCATCGTTGATGGTATCGAGTACGAGGTCGAGGTTGAGGAACTCGGAATGGGCAGGTTCAGGGTTGCCTTTG includes:
- a CDS encoding OadG family protein, which encodes MAEFMEGLNITALGVTVVFAVLTILALVLYFVGWLERRLIEREEAAAPVPAPSEVKEVEEEKPTIPPKDLAVITAAILAYTAEKASQLRPLPFRRKVSDAWRLYGVQSTMEEVEDFNYELGKW